From Lysobacter auxotrophicus, the proteins below share one genomic window:
- a CDS encoding acyl-CoA thioesterase, with protein MTSPANEQVVHELVELLSLERLEDNLFRGQSRDIGTKYVFGGQVLGQALSAAQATMKAPRGAHSLHAYFLRAGDIAAPIVYQIDRTRDGGSFSVRRVTAIQHGEVIFFMAASFQQDEDGGEHQLSMPEVPKPEDIDPAPAVPEHVMATLPIKIQRWLSRKGPFEFRHIYPRDELNPPKRPPYQQFWFRLTERVGDAPELHRALLAYASDFHLLGTATFPHGISYYQPNVQMASLDHALWFHRPFRADDWLLYSIDSPSVQSARGLARGQIFDRAGHLVASTAQEGLIRVVKDAAAAGLVPARE; from the coding sequence ATGACCTCGCCCGCCAACGAGCAAGTCGTTCACGAACTGGTCGAACTGCTCTCGCTGGAGCGGCTGGAGGACAACCTCTTCCGTGGGCAAAGCCGCGACATCGGCACCAAGTACGTGTTCGGCGGGCAGGTGCTCGGGCAGGCGCTGTCGGCCGCGCAGGCGACGATGAAGGCGCCGCGCGGCGCGCACTCGCTGCACGCGTATTTCCTGCGCGCCGGCGACATCGCCGCGCCGATCGTCTACCAGATCGACCGCACGCGCGACGGCGGCAGCTTCTCCGTGCGACGCGTCACCGCGATCCAGCACGGTGAGGTGATCTTCTTCATGGCCGCCTCGTTCCAGCAGGACGAGGACGGCGGCGAGCACCAGCTGTCGATGCCCGAAGTCCCCAAGCCGGAGGACATCGACCCCGCGCCGGCAGTGCCCGAGCACGTGATGGCGACGCTGCCGATCAAGATCCAGCGCTGGCTGTCGCGCAAGGGGCCGTTCGAGTTCCGCCACATCTACCCGCGCGACGAGCTCAACCCGCCCAAGCGCCCGCCGTACCAGCAGTTCTGGTTCCGCCTGACCGAACGCGTCGGCGACGCGCCGGAACTGCATCGCGCCCTGCTCGCCTACGCGTCCGATTTCCACCTGCTCGGCACCGCGACCTTCCCGCACGGCATCAGCTATTACCAGCCGAACGTGCAGATGGCCTCGCTCGACCACGCGCTGTGGTTCCACCGCCCGTTCCGCGCCGACGACTGGCTGCTGTATTCGATCGACAGCCCCAGCGTGCAGAGCGCGCGCGGCCTCGCGCGCGGCCAGATCTTCGACCGCGCCGGGCATCTGGTGGCAAGCACCGCGCAGGAAGGCCTCATCCGCGTGGTGAAGGACGCCGCCGCGGCCGGACTCGTGCCGGCGAGAGAATGA